Proteins from one Arthrobacter sp. DNA4 genomic window:
- the ureC gene encoding urease subunit alpha, whose amino-acid sequence MSFDIPRRQYADLYGPTTGDRIRLADTELFLEIEKDLTVYGEEVVFGGGKVIRDGMGQNGQAIRDGDIPDSVITNAVILDHTGIYKADVALKDGHIFRIGKADNPQITDGVDIVIGSSTEIIAGERKILTAGGIDTHIHFISPDQIPTALASGVTTMIGGGTGPAEGTKATTVTPGRWHIQRMLQAAEAFPMNIGLFGKGHASAVEPLSEQIRAGAIGLKVHEDWGATTSSIDTSLRVADEYDIQVAIHTDTLNECGFVEDTIRAINGRVIHTFHTEGAGGGHAPDIIKIAGMPNVLPASTNPTLPYTRNTIEEHLDMLMVCHHLNPDIPEDVAFADSRIRAETIAAEDVLQDLGIFSITSSDSQAMGRVGEVITRTWQVADKMKKQRGMLEDADGGAHGSADSDNFRLKRYVAKYTVNPAIAQGIADSVGSVEVGKFADLVLWDPAFFGVKPELVLKGGQIAYALMGDSNGSIPTPQPRTMRPMFATFGKAVQQSSITFLSKAAIDAGVPQELGLEKVIRPVSGIRNLTKADLKHNDATPDIQVDPETYQVTVDGEDVTCEPSDVLPMAQRYFLF is encoded by the coding sequence GTGAGCTTCGACATTCCGCGCCGGCAGTACGCGGACCTTTACGGCCCGACGACCGGGGACAGGATCCGCCTGGCGGACACCGAACTCTTCCTCGAAATCGAAAAGGACCTCACCGTGTACGGCGAGGAAGTGGTGTTCGGCGGCGGCAAGGTGATCCGCGACGGCATGGGGCAGAACGGCCAGGCAATCCGTGACGGGGACATTCCAGACAGCGTCATCACCAACGCCGTGATCCTGGACCACACGGGGATCTACAAGGCAGACGTGGCGCTGAAGGACGGCCACATCTTCCGGATCGGCAAGGCCGACAACCCGCAGATCACCGACGGCGTGGACATCGTGATCGGCTCAAGCACCGAAATCATCGCGGGCGAGCGGAAAATCCTCACCGCCGGCGGCATCGACACCCACATCCACTTCATCTCCCCGGACCAGATCCCCACCGCCCTGGCCAGCGGCGTGACCACGATGATCGGCGGCGGCACCGGGCCCGCCGAAGGGACCAAAGCCACCACCGTGACCCCCGGAAGGTGGCACATCCAGCGGATGCTGCAGGCCGCCGAGGCGTTCCCCATGAACATCGGCCTGTTCGGCAAAGGCCACGCATCCGCCGTCGAACCCCTCTCCGAGCAGATCCGCGCCGGTGCCATCGGGCTCAAAGTCCATGAAGACTGGGGCGCCACCACCTCCTCCATCGACACATCGCTGAGGGTCGCTGACGAGTACGACATCCAGGTGGCCATCCACACCGACACCCTGAACGAGTGCGGGTTCGTGGAAGACACCATCCGCGCCATCAACGGCCGGGTCATCCACACCTTCCACACCGAAGGCGCCGGCGGCGGCCATGCACCGGACATCATCAAGATCGCGGGCATGCCCAACGTCCTGCCCGCCTCCACCAACCCCACGCTCCCGTACACGCGCAACACCATCGAAGAGCACCTGGACATGCTGATGGTCTGCCACCACCTCAACCCGGACATCCCCGAGGACGTGGCCTTCGCCGATTCCCGCATCCGCGCCGAAACCATCGCCGCGGAGGACGTCCTGCAGGACCTGGGCATCTTCTCCATCACTTCCTCCGACTCCCAGGCCATGGGCCGGGTAGGCGAGGTGATCACCCGCACCTGGCAGGTGGCGGACAAGATGAAGAAGCAACGCGGGATGTTGGAAGATGCCGACGGCGGGGCGCACGGCAGTGCGGACAGCGACAACTTCCGGCTCAAGCGCTACGTGGCCAAGTACACCGTCAACCCCGCCATCGCACAGGGCATCGCGGATTCCGTAGGGTCAGTCGAAGTGGGCAAGTTCGCGGACCTGGTGCTGTGGGACCCGGCATTCTTCGGCGTCAAACCGGAACTGGTGCTCAAGGGCGGGCAGATCGCCTACGCACTCATGGGCGACTCCAACGGGTCCATCCCCACCCCGCAGCCGCGCACCATGCGTCCCATGTTCGCCACCTTCGGCAAGGCCGTTCAGCAGTCCTCCATCACCTTCCTGTCCAAAGCAGCTATCGACGCCGGTGTGCCCCAGGAGCTGGGGCTGGAAAAGGTCATCCGGCCCGTCTCCGGAATCCGCAACCTCACCAAGGCCGACCTCAAGCACAACGACGCCACGCCCGACATCCAGGTGGACCCGGAAACCTACCAGGTGACGGTGGACGGCGAGGACGTCACCTGCGAACCGTCCGACGTGCTGCCCATGGCCCAGCGGTACTTCCTCTTCTAG
- the ureG gene encoding urease accessory protein UreG, with translation MTEPIKIGIGGPVGAGKTQLVERLTRHMSGDISMAAITNDIYTIEDAKILAANGILPVDRIIGVETGGCPHTAIREDTSMNTAAIEELKARHPDLQVIFVESGGDNLSATFSPELVDFSIYIIDVAQGEKIPRKAGQGMIKSDLFIINKTDLAPHVGADLAVMERDSKEFRGNKPFCFTNLKTDEGLDKVIDWIRHDVLMLDLA, from the coding sequence ATGACTGAACCCATCAAAATCGGCATCGGCGGGCCCGTCGGCGCCGGCAAAACCCAGCTCGTGGAGCGGCTCACCCGGCACATGAGCGGCGATATCTCCATGGCCGCCATCACCAACGACATCTACACCATCGAGGACGCCAAAATCCTCGCCGCTAACGGCATCCTGCCCGTGGACCGGATCATCGGCGTCGAAACCGGGGGCTGCCCGCACACCGCCATCCGCGAAGACACCTCCATGAACACCGCCGCCATCGAGGAACTCAAAGCCCGGCACCCCGACCTGCAGGTCATCTTCGTCGAATCCGGCGGCGACAACCTCTCCGCCACCTTCAGCCCCGAACTGGTCGACTTCTCCATCTACATCATCGACGTGGCCCAAGGCGAAAAGATCCCCCGCAAAGCCGGTCAGGGCATGATCAAATCCGACCTCTTCATCATCAACAAAACCGACCTCGCACCCCACGTCGGGGCAGACCTCGCCGTCATGGAACGGGACTCCAAGGAATTCCGTGGCAACAAGCCGTTCTGCTTCACCAACCTGAAGACAGACGAAGGACTCGACAAGGTCATCGACTGGATCCGGCACGACGTCCTGATGCTCGACCTGGCATGA
- a CDS encoding urease subunit beta — protein MIPGEYVLRPEPVTANAGREAIEVAVTNTGDRPVQVGSHFHFAEANAALAFDREAAYGRRLDIPAGTAARFEPGDSRSVRLIELAGTREVYGLSNAVNGRLDGGTRQSGPLTEGDGE, from the coding sequence ATGATTCCAGGCGAGTACGTCCTGCGGCCGGAGCCCGTGACCGCGAATGCGGGCCGGGAGGCAATCGAGGTGGCCGTGACCAACACCGGTGACCGGCCCGTCCAGGTGGGGTCGCATTTCCATTTTGCCGAGGCCAACGCGGCCCTGGCCTTCGACCGCGAAGCAGCTTATGGCCGGCGCCTGGACATTCCCGCGGGAACGGCGGCCAGGTTTGAGCCGGGGGATTCGCGGAGCGTGCGGCTTATTGAACTGGCCGGGACCCGGGAGGTCTACGGGCTCAGCAACGCGGTCAATGGAAGGCTCGACGGCGGCACGCGCCAGAGCGGGCCTCTTACGGAAGGGGACGGCGAGTGA
- a CDS encoding ABC transporter substrate-binding protein — MKSLSKFSVLSAAAACLALSLTACGSSSPEKSGVNGATGSEAVTLTVGTFNEFGYEKLFDEYQALNPNVTIEHKKAATTNEARDNLTTRLAAGSGLSDIEAVEVDWLPELLQYPDRFADLKDPAVEGRWLDWKAEAATTPDGKLLGYGTDSGPEAVCYNAELLKKAGLPTERGEVAKMLGTTWDSYFQAGKAFKAASPDSAWFDSAGAIYQGMSNQLEKVYEEEDGTVIATENQQVKDTYKQVLKASTEDGLSAHLKQWSDDWASGFQTGAFATTLCPGWMLGVIEGNAAGVTGWDVANVFPGGGGNWGGSYLTVPTQGAHQAEAKKLAGWLTAPEQQIKAFTAKGTFPSQKEALDSSALLGQTNAFFNGAPTGEIFAERAKAVDVTPFKGTKFFAINDAMQQALTRVDVDKTDDAASSWEKFVTAVKSL, encoded by the coding sequence GTGAAAAGCCTCAGCAAGTTCTCCGTGCTTTCGGCCGCCGCCGCGTGCCTTGCCCTGTCGCTCACGGCATGCGGTTCGTCATCGCCCGAGAAATCCGGCGTGAACGGCGCCACCGGGTCCGAGGCAGTTACCCTCACGGTCGGCACCTTCAACGAGTTCGGCTACGAGAAACTCTTTGACGAATACCAAGCGCTGAACCCGAACGTGACCATCGAACACAAGAAGGCGGCAACCACCAACGAGGCACGGGACAACCTCACCACGCGCCTTGCTGCGGGCTCAGGGCTGTCCGACATCGAAGCCGTAGAGGTGGACTGGCTTCCGGAACTCCTCCAGTATCCGGACCGCTTCGCCGACCTGAAAGACCCTGCAGTGGAAGGGCGGTGGCTGGACTGGAAGGCCGAGGCCGCCACCACCCCTGACGGCAAGCTCCTTGGCTACGGGACTGACTCCGGCCCCGAAGCTGTTTGCTACAACGCCGAACTGCTCAAGAAGGCCGGCTTGCCCACGGAACGCGGGGAGGTGGCCAAGATGCTGGGCACCACCTGGGACAGCTATTTCCAAGCCGGCAAGGCATTCAAGGCTGCAAGCCCGGATTCTGCATGGTTCGATTCGGCAGGGGCAATTTACCAAGGCATGAGCAATCAGCTTGAAAAGGTCTACGAGGAGGAGGACGGCACCGTCATCGCCACGGAGAACCAGCAGGTCAAGGACACGTACAAGCAGGTTCTGAAAGCCTCGACCGAAGACGGGCTGTCCGCCCACCTCAAGCAGTGGAGCGACGATTGGGCTTCCGGTTTCCAAACCGGCGCCTTCGCCACAACACTCTGCCCGGGCTGGATGCTTGGTGTTATCGAGGGTAACGCGGCCGGTGTCACCGGCTGGGACGTGGCCAATGTCTTCCCCGGCGGCGGCGGAAACTGGGGCGGCTCCTACCTGACAGTTCCCACCCAGGGCGCACACCAGGCCGAGGCCAAGAAGCTGGCCGGATGGCTGACTGCGCCAGAGCAGCAGATCAAGGCATTCACCGCCAAGGGCACCTTCCCCAGCCAGAAGGAAGCCCTCGACAGCAGCGCACTGCTGGGCCAGACGAACGCGTTCTTCAACGGCGCCCCTACCGGCGAAATCTTTGCCGAACGGGCCAAGGCCGTTGACGTGACCCCCTTCAAGGGCACCAAATTCTTCGCCATCAATGACGCCATGCAGCAGGCCCTCACCCGCGTGGACGTCGACAAAACGGACGACGCCGCCTCCTCCTGGGAGAAGTTTGTCACCGCAGTGAAGTCCCTCTAA
- a CDS encoding urease subunit gamma, which produces MHLMPREQEKLLIVVAADLARRRQSRGLKLNYPEAVAIISYELIEGARDGRSVADLMSYGTTLLTRADVMEGVPEMIHDVQIEATFPDGTKLVTVHNPIR; this is translated from the coding sequence ATGCATCTCATGCCGCGTGAGCAGGAAAAACTCCTGATCGTGGTGGCCGCCGACCTGGCCCGCCGAAGGCAGTCCCGCGGCCTCAAGCTGAACTACCCCGAGGCCGTGGCCATCATCAGCTATGAACTGATCGAGGGCGCCCGCGACGGCAGGTCCGTGGCCGACCTCATGAGCTACGGCACCACCCTGCTCACCCGGGCCGACGTGATGGAAGGCGTGCCGGAGATGATCCACGACGTCCAGATCGAGGCCACCTTCCCGGACGGCACCAAGCTGGTCACCGTCCACAACCCCATCCGCTAA
- a CDS encoding urease accessory protein UreD, with protein MGRLELGVSVGHGRSVALHQFHEGALRVLRPHYLDDSGQVCYVVVNPGGAYLGADLFLIDVEVGDSASLLLTTQSATKIYRTPGSFAEQRMTLRLGEGARLELMPDQFIAYREASYRQRTSVTLQPSSSLVMAEVVTPGWSPDGAAFRYEEVRLRNHICVETGAGTELLALDNLLIRPPLHDVTGLGFMEGYSHLGSLVVADPRVDQALADELHLLTADHRALTGISLTRTVSGTTGLVLRSLSNSTDELNRLLRSCTDLLRGRWYGQEPLDLRKH; from the coding sequence ATGGGGCGGCTTGAGTTGGGCGTGAGCGTGGGGCATGGACGGTCGGTTGCCTTGCATCAGTTTCATGAGGGGGCGCTTCGGGTTTTGCGGCCGCATTACCTCGATGACTCCGGGCAGGTTTGCTATGTCGTCGTGAATCCTGGTGGGGCTTATCTTGGGGCGGATCTTTTCCTGATTGATGTGGAGGTGGGGGACTCTGCTTCTCTGCTGCTGACTACCCAGTCCGCCACCAAAATTTACCGGACGCCCGGGTCCTTTGCCGAGCAGCGGATGACTTTGCGGCTCGGGGAGGGGGCGCGGCTGGAACTCATGCCGGACCAGTTCATCGCCTACCGGGAAGCCAGCTACCGGCAGCGGACGTCCGTGACCCTGCAGCCCTCGTCATCGCTGGTCATGGCCGAGGTTGTGACGCCCGGATGGTCGCCCGACGGCGCAGCCTTCCGCTATGAGGAAGTGCGCCTGAGGAACCACATCTGTGTGGAAACCGGGGCGGGCACCGAACTGCTGGCGCTGGACAACCTGCTGATCCGGCCGCCGCTCCACGACGTCACCGGGCTCGGGTTCATGGAAGGCTACAGCCACCTCGGATCGCTGGTGGTGGCGGACCCCCGGGTGGACCAGGCGCTCGCCGACGAACTGCACCTGCTGACCGCTGACCACCGGGCCCTGACCGGCATCTCGCTGACCCGCACTGTTTCGGGGACCACCGGGCTGGTGCTGCGGAGCCTCTCCAACAGCACCGACGAACTGAACCGCCTGCTTCGATCCTGCACGGACCTGCTGCGCGGACGCTGGTACGGCCAAGAACCGCTGGACCTGAGGAAGCACTGA
- a CDS encoding urease accessory protein UreF translates to MGGYQLALQQLTDSALPTGAFAHSFGFETYIDAGVVTDEASFSGWLSAFISQSLTYSDGLAVRLLYEGGELGELDLLLSASLLPRQVREASIKMGGRLLEIGAEVFPSPALELYRDLVATGRAAGHQPLAFAVVARSLGVPLQEALAAYLFATVTSLTQNAVRAIPLGQNAGQRVLRKAHDDVAAAIDAVARLTPDDLGAVSPGLEISQMRHERQRARMFMS, encoded by the coding sequence GTGGGTGGGTATCAGCTTGCTCTTCAGCAGCTCACTGACTCTGCTTTGCCTACCGGGGCGTTTGCTCACTCCTTTGGGTTTGAGACGTACATCGATGCCGGGGTGGTCACTGATGAGGCTTCTTTCAGTGGATGGTTGTCCGCGTTCATCTCGCAGTCGCTGACTTACTCCGATGGTCTTGCTGTCCGGCTTCTCTATGAGGGGGGTGAGCTTGGGGAGCTGGATTTGCTTTTGTCTGCTTCCCTTTTGCCGCGGCAGGTTCGGGAGGCCAGCATAAAGATGGGCGGCCGCTTGCTCGAGATCGGGGCTGAGGTGTTTCCCTCGCCTGCGCTGGAACTGTACCGGGACCTGGTGGCCACGGGCCGCGCCGCCGGGCACCAGCCGCTGGCGTTCGCCGTCGTCGCCCGCTCCCTGGGCGTTCCACTGCAGGAGGCGCTCGCCGCCTACCTCTTCGCCACCGTCACGTCCCTCACGCAAAACGCCGTCCGCGCCATCCCGCTCGGCCAGAACGCGGGGCAGCGCGTGCTGCGGAAAGCGCACGACGACGTCGCTGCCGCCATCGACGCGGTCGCCCGCCTCACGCCGGACGACCTCGGCGCCGTCAGCCCCGGACTGGAAATTTCGCAAATGCGGCACGAACGCCAGCGTGCCCGGATGTTCATGAGCTGA
- a CDS encoding carbohydrate ABC transporter permease: MAVTDRVKPRSPRRQSLPPEGTKGVRRLAFSQQVSKWDVKVSPYLYISPFFILFAITGLFPLVYTAWVSLHNWNLIGGQGKFTGLENYAFVVAQPYFWNAVGNTFSIFILSSVPQVVIALVIAAVLDANLRARTFWRMGVLVPFVVAPVAVGLIFNNLFADQFGLINGVLTAAGLDPVRWHSESVASHLAIATMVNFRWTGYNALIFLAAMQAILRDVFEAATIDGAGRLRQFFSVTVPMLRPTVIFVVITSTIGGLQIFDEPRVFDQSGLGGADRQWQTLTMYIWELGWGQRNFGRASAVAWLLFLIIVLIALFNFLIAKRIASQGGRK, encoded by the coding sequence ATGGCTGTCACCGACCGGGTCAAGCCACGGAGCCCCCGGAGGCAGTCCCTGCCTCCGGAAGGGACGAAGGGTGTCCGGCGCCTGGCCTTCTCCCAGCAGGTGTCCAAGTGGGACGTCAAGGTGTCCCCCTACCTCTACATCTCGCCGTTCTTCATCCTGTTTGCCATCACCGGGCTCTTCCCCCTGGTGTACACGGCGTGGGTTTCCCTCCACAACTGGAACCTCATCGGTGGACAGGGCAAGTTCACAGGCCTGGAAAACTACGCCTTTGTGGTGGCCCAGCCCTACTTCTGGAACGCGGTGGGCAACACCTTCAGCATCTTCATCCTGTCCTCCGTCCCCCAGGTTGTTATTGCACTGGTGATAGCGGCGGTGCTGGACGCGAACCTGAGGGCAAGGACGTTCTGGCGGATGGGGGTCCTGGTGCCGTTCGTCGTGGCGCCCGTGGCGGTGGGCCTGATCTTCAACAACCTCTTCGCAGACCAGTTCGGACTGATCAACGGGGTGTTGACGGCGGCAGGGCTGGACCCGGTCCGGTGGCATTCCGAATCTGTAGCCAGCCACCTGGCGATCGCCACCATGGTGAATTTCCGGTGGACAGGCTACAACGCGCTGATCTTCCTCGCGGCCATGCAGGCCATTCTCCGGGACGTGTTCGAGGCGGCAACGATCGACGGCGCCGGCCGGCTGCGCCAGTTCTTCTCCGTTACCGTCCCCATGCTGCGTCCGACGGTGATCTTCGTGGTGATCACCTCGACCATCGGCGGCCTGCAGATCTTCGACGAGCCGCGGGTCTTCGACCAGTCGGGCCTGGGCGGAGCGGACAGGCAATGGCAGACGCTGACGATGTATATCTGGGAACTCGGCTGGGGCCAGCGCAACTTTGGCAGGGCCTCGGCTGTGGCGTGGCTGCTTTTCCTGATCATTGTGCTGATCGCCCTGTTCAACTTCCTCATCGCCAAGCGCATCGCAAGCCAGGGAGGCCGCAAATGA
- the ureE gene encoding urease accessory protein UreE, producing the protein MIIDKVLGNLHDLPDSDLAAYAGLHREKVVLPSAQLVKRIQRATTDHGKEIGIRLPAGSGDLRDGDILHLEEANMIVVSVLPTDVLVIAPRTIHEMGVTAHSLGNRHLQAQFFDADSEYGASVMVCAYDHTVEDYLRHNAVPYTRQERVMPVPFRHAEHSH; encoded by the coding sequence ATGATCATCGACAAAGTCCTGGGCAACCTGCACGACCTGCCGGACTCCGACCTCGCCGCCTACGCCGGCCTGCACCGCGAAAAAGTCGTCCTGCCCAGCGCCCAGCTGGTCAAACGCATCCAGCGCGCCACCACCGACCACGGCAAGGAAATCGGCATCCGCCTCCCCGCCGGGTCCGGAGACCTCCGCGACGGCGACATCCTCCACCTCGAAGAAGCCAACATGATCGTGGTGTCCGTCCTGCCCACCGACGTCCTGGTCATCGCGCCACGGACCATCCACGAAATGGGCGTCACCGCGCACTCCCTCGGCAACCGCCACCTCCAGGCACAATTCTTCGACGCGGACAGCGAATACGGGGCCTCCGTCATGGTGTGCGCCTACGACCACACCGTCGAGGACTACCTCCGCCACAACGCCGTGCCCTACACCCGCCAGGAGCGCGTCATGCCTGTGCCCTTCCGCCATGCTGAACACTCGCACTGA
- a CDS encoding cysteine hydrolase family protein, with the protein MIALLVIDMQNAFFETPELAAQQDRVVSECNRLLEGFKAAGHAALLIGTEHERDKSTWTLSMLDDDQGFIFRGSAQAQSVPGLIKEDLPQLNKTRDSAFVGTNLLARLRNWDADEVVLAGVSTHNCIAQTAADAFAHNIRVTYAKDAMASEADQDAADMLRILSTTYRQPIQSSGEILARLSGAE; encoded by the coding sequence ATGATTGCCCTCCTGGTCATCGACATGCAGAACGCATTCTTCGAAACGCCCGAACTGGCGGCCCAGCAGGACCGGGTGGTCAGTGAGTGCAACCGGCTGCTGGAAGGGTTCAAGGCTGCCGGACATGCGGCGCTCCTGATCGGCACCGAACATGAGCGGGACAAGTCCACCTGGACCCTCAGCATGCTGGACGACGATCAGGGCTTCATTTTCCGCGGGAGCGCGCAGGCCCAGTCGGTGCCCGGCCTCATCAAGGAGGACCTGCCCCAGTTGAACAAGACCCGGGACAGTGCTTTCGTGGGAACCAACCTGCTGGCCCGGCTGCGGAACTGGGATGCCGACGAGGTGGTGCTCGCCGGAGTCTCCACGCACAACTGCATCGCCCAGACCGCAGCCGACGCATTTGCGCACAACATCCGGGTCACCTACGCCAAGGACGCGATGGCCTCCGAAGCCGACCAGGACGCTGCCGACATGCTCCGCATCCTCTCCACCACCTACCGCCAGCCCATCCAGTCCAGTGGCGAGATCCTTGCCCGGCTCAGCGGGGCGGAGTAG
- a CDS encoding HoxN/HupN/NixA family nickel/cobalt transporter: MVSIAALYRDRDSLPLRTRALFTFGAVAALHAAAVVLLLAGTRTGGGGALSWGLVLTSYLAGVKHSYDWDHLAAIDNSTRKFVAQRQHPVSVGFAFSLGHSSVVTLAGVLVIAGASMVGGLMEDGTAGNLVLGLIGSGVSGLFLLAMGLFNGSAFTRSAAAFRRSRSGAAIDPRDLEPQGLVPRLLAKPLARVRRSRNIYVIGFLFGLGFDTATTIGLLMMTTAASLAGVPPFALLALPLAFAAAMTLCDSVNGMAMMRMYRSALADPRRKLGFNAVVTGISAVSALFIAVITLAGFIHAAFGLHDPVTAWLSSIDLGDAGLLLVALLLAVWGGAALAWRQARNG; the protein is encoded by the coding sequence ATGGTAAGCATCGCTGCGCTCTACCGGGACCGGGACTCGTTGCCGCTCCGGACCCGGGCGCTCTTCACCTTTGGCGCCGTGGCCGCGCTGCACGCTGCCGCCGTCGTCCTTTTGCTTGCCGGAACCCGGACCGGGGGCGGCGGGGCGCTGTCCTGGGGACTTGTCCTCACCTCCTACTTGGCCGGAGTGAAGCACAGCTACGACTGGGACCACCTGGCCGCCATCGACAACTCCACCCGGAAGTTCGTGGCACAGCGGCAGCATCCGGTGAGTGTGGGCTTCGCGTTCAGCCTGGGCCACAGCTCGGTGGTGACCCTGGCCGGGGTGCTGGTGATCGCCGGTGCGTCCATGGTTGGCGGGCTGATGGAGGACGGTACTGCCGGGAACCTGGTGCTGGGGCTGATCGGCAGCGGTGTATCCGGGCTGTTCCTGCTGGCCATGGGGCTGTTCAACGGCTCGGCCTTCACCCGCTCGGCCGCTGCCTTCCGGCGCTCCCGGTCCGGAGCAGCCATCGATCCCCGCGACCTGGAACCGCAGGGACTGGTACCGCGCCTGCTGGCCAAACCCCTCGCCAGGGTGCGCCGGTCCCGGAACATCTACGTGATCGGCTTCCTCTTTGGTCTGGGTTTCGATACCGCCACCACCATCGGGCTGCTGATGATGACGACGGCGGCGTCGCTGGCCGGGGTGCCCCCGTTCGCCCTGCTCGCCCTCCCGCTCGCCTTCGCCGCCGCGATGACGCTGTGTGATTCGGTGAACGGCATGGCGATGATGCGGATGTACCGCTCGGCGCTGGCTGACCCGCGGCGGAAGCTTGGCTTCAATGCTGTGGTGACGGGCATCTCGGCGGTCTCGGCCCTGTTCATTGCCGTGATTACTTTGGCCGGCTTCATTCACGCCGCATTCGGGCTGCATGATCCGGTGACGGCTTGGCTTTCATCGATCGACCTGGGCGACGCTGGCCTGCTGCTGGTGGCGCTGCTGCTGGCCGTCTGGGGCGGCGCTGCGCTGGCGTGGAGGCAGGCCCGGAACGGATAG
- a CDS encoding adenylyl cyclase, producing the protein MPVAQIQATVDAVAAQQVDDEMGSKRYSLLFKPGTYGTPEEPLIVQVGYSTEVAGLGAAPTDVTINGHVDVYNRCLTADNCIALNNFWRSLSNLTINVTGLEGCRSSANFWAASQASPMRRVNITGGNLSLMDYCTAGPQYASGGFIADSKTGAVINGSQQQYLVRDSSIGSWSNGVWNQVFSGVDGAPADSFPTPPYTTLDKTPVSREKPYLTVDPDGQYSVFVPSVRQDAAGTTWENGPTEGRSIPLAEFYIAKPGDSVQAINSQLARGKNLILTPGVYDIDRSIEVKRAGTVVLGLGMASLTAVNGSVPLTVADVPGVDIAAVTVDAGEVNSPALMRVGKAIPGAGGGSADSAVRSDPANPTTLHDVFFRIGGPHVGKASVSLEVNSDNVLLDHIWAWRADHGNGVGWTTNTGRNGVIVNGNNVTATGLFVEHYQEYNVIWNGENGKTVFFQNELPYDAPNQAAWQHDGVLGWAGYKVADSVKTHELWGGGSYVYNNVDPTIHATRGFEVPVTPGVKLHSLLTVNLGAGTLDHVVNDTGAPVSTDAVGVPSYVADFG; encoded by the coding sequence ATGCCCGTGGCCCAAATCCAAGCCACCGTGGACGCCGTTGCGGCCCAGCAGGTGGACGACGAGATGGGCTCAAAGCGCTACTCGCTGCTGTTCAAGCCCGGAACTTATGGCACGCCCGAGGAGCCGCTGATCGTCCAGGTGGGCTACTCCACCGAGGTGGCGGGCCTGGGCGCAGCACCCACCGATGTCACCATCAACGGACACGTGGACGTCTACAACCGGTGCCTCACCGCGGATAACTGCATTGCGTTGAACAATTTTTGGCGCTCACTGTCCAACCTCACCATCAATGTCACGGGCCTCGAAGGCTGCCGCAGCTCCGCCAACTTCTGGGCGGCATCCCAGGCCTCACCGATGCGCAGGGTCAACATCACCGGCGGCAACCTCTCCCTGATGGACTACTGCACCGCCGGCCCGCAGTACGCCAGCGGCGGGTTCATCGCGGACTCAAAGACAGGTGCCGTCATCAATGGCTCCCAGCAGCAGTACCTGGTGCGCGACAGCAGCATCGGCAGCTGGTCCAACGGAGTCTGGAACCAGGTCTTCTCGGGCGTGGACGGCGCGCCCGCCGACTCCTTCCCCACCCCGCCGTACACCACGCTGGACAAGACTCCGGTCAGCAGGGAGAAGCCGTACCTGACGGTGGATCCGGACGGCCAGTACAGCGTATTCGTGCCTTCCGTCCGCCAGGATGCAGCAGGGACCACGTGGGAAAACGGTCCCACGGAAGGCCGCAGCATCCCGCTGGCAGAGTTCTACATCGCCAAGCCCGGCGATTCAGTGCAGGCCATCAACTCCCAGCTGGCCCGCGGAAAGAACCTCATCCTGACCCCCGGGGTCTACGACATTGACCGCAGCATCGAGGTCAAGAGGGCCGGAACCGTGGTGCTCGGTCTGGGCATGGCATCACTTACCGCCGTCAACGGATCAGTGCCCCTTACAGTCGCGGATGTCCCCGGCGTGGACATTGCCGCCGTCACCGTGGACGCGGGCGAGGTCAACTCCCCTGCCCTGATGCGAGTCGGCAAGGCAATCCCGGGCGCAGGCGGCGGATCAGCAGACTCCGCCGTCCGCAGTGATCCGGCCAACCCCACCACACTCCACGATGTGTTCTTCCGCATCGGTGGGCCCCACGTGGGCAAAGCCTCGGTCAGCCTGGAAGTCAACAGCGACAACGTCCTCCTGGACCATATCTGGGCCTGGCGCGCCGACCACGGCAACGGTGTCGGTTGGACCACCAACACCGGCAGGAACGGCGTGATCGTCAACGGCAACAACGTCACTGCCACCGGCCTGTTCGTGGAGCACTACCAGGAGTACAACGTCATCTGGAACGGCGAAAACGGCAAAACCGTCTTCTTCCAGAACGAACTGCCCTACGACGCCCCGAACCAGGCAGCGTGGCAGCATGACGGGGTCCTCGGCTGGGCCGGGTACAAGGTGGCAGACTCCGTCAAAACCCATGAACTGTGGGGCGGCGGCAGCTATGTGTACAACAACGTGGACCCCACCATCCACGCCACCCGCGGCTTCGAGGTCCCGGTGACGCCCGGCGTGAAGCTGCACAGCCTGCTGACCGTGAATCTTGGCGCCGGGACACTGGACCACGTGGTCAATGACACCGGAGCGCCGGTGTCCACGGACGCCGTCGGAGTTCCCAGCTACGTGGCCGATTTCGGCTAG